The Styela clava chromosome 10, kaStyClav1.hap1.2, whole genome shotgun sequence genome window below encodes:
- the LOC120337692 gene encoding unconventional myosin-VI-like — protein MERERIEEDKRVISSSGKKIDLTKWKYADLRDTINTSTDVALLEACRAEFHRRLKVYHKWKNTNKARNQGNQDKQEERAPTEITQHAAHMVQQRPLPKIPQAEMKAQRYFRIPFIRPVDRGVDATMRKKGWWFVHFDGPYIARQMELHPDTVPLLLVAGKDDIRICELTLEETGLAKKKGAEILQHEFEQVWASSGGREYLLRAIANKQARPTYATAMMQQAASR, from the exons ATGGAACGAGAGAGAATCGAAGAAGATAAAAG GGTCATATCCTCCAGTGGAAAGAAAATTGACTTGACAAAATGGAAATATGCTGATCTTAGAGATACCATTAATACATCAACAG ACGTTGCACTGTTGGAAGCATGTCGTGCTGAGTTTCATCGAAGATTAAAAGTCTATCATAAGtggaaaaatacaaataaagcAAGAAATCAAGGAAATCAGGATAAGCAAGAGGAACGAGCACCCACTGAAATTACTCAACACG CTGCTCATATGGTTCAACAGAGACCCCTTCCAAAGATACCACAAGCTGAAATGAAAGCTCAGCGTTATTTCCGTATTCCGTTCATTCGACCTGTTGATCGTGGTGTAGATGCAACCATGCGTAAAAAAGGATGGTGGTTTGTACATTTCGATGGACCATATATCGCTCGACAAATGGAATTACATCCTGATACAGTTCCACTTCTCTTAGTTGCTG GCAAGGATGACATTCGGATTTGTGAATTAACTCTTGAAGAAACTGGCTTAGCAAAAAAGAAAGGGGCTGAAATACTACAGCACGAGTTTGAACAA GTATGGGCTTCAAGTGGAGGAAGAGAGTATTTGCTTCGTGCTATAGCAAATAAACAAGCCAGACCCACATATGCCACTGCTATGATGCAGCAGGCTGCTAGCAGATAA
- the LOC120338515 gene encoding E3 ubiquitin-protein ligase TRIP12-like, translated as MSSRRAKSSGGYTTKQNSSEASTYRAAKPRSNASLPESEPYLKRLRPRPTKQTDHYQTTLSVGVVVTPRKRSTEVSPHTAPQSKVTRTEVTTEADFQISGPHRLTEKSSASKKLDSSKSTSPKSKIFHKKAKSTSNSSLPSTSKKSEENSRGKSKKLTEKKIGSFLSGRHKSNKKSLGNTSSNAKTGSCASSHRGSERSKAPTVARSSDTSQSLDVCSDTSGPALMRKSKISREAGNASKCEGDNDGAETSKSAEDSALEAGGATSSNAMATLSNNDSESEDSDVNRLQALLEARGLPPHFLGNLGPRMQQILHRSMGSGMNSKAQQYLQGLQAVGDESRQLQAAIGMCQLLVMGNEDTLAGFPIKSVVPALINLLKMEHNFDLMNHACRGLTYMMEALPRSSAVVVDAIPILLEKLQVIQCMDVAEQSLTALDMLSHRHAPAILAAGGQSACLLYIDFFSLPAQRSALSVAANCSSAIGTLSPDNPNPKEEFQRLVKSCLPLLSSRLTHHDKKCVESVCLCFVRLIDNYQYEPDILSEIAENDLLKNLQQLLVISPPVLSSNTFVMVIRSMTVLCRNVRSLVVELIRGNIAETLSYLLCGTPSEGRNGIVELLSRSSQELFEITTLITHLLPKLPMDDPLFAINSLTCKDNSDFSGNTQLNGVSWQWKDGTGQWQSYTKHAIRMLESAYAGGEHEVNLNTLDSSYTIDFEIMQQINDDTGTSRFVQRVPVRVAYSSSHGSLASQNSKKSDMEWNDIERDMSEFGRFVKTIFVIIYEVYCSSAGSPAVRQSCLHAMQKMVFFSKPELLIEVLRDLTLSSQISSMLSSFDIKLIVSALQLSEMIMQKLPDIFRDMFCKEGVVHQVKQLTDPSHPLVGTATDISKTSGAISNSKDGACGVNLATKKSPNSTSGKKSSTSSDDVSPPLTKAKAFAAAMSGKDNGASGGGGAKKKSSTRSSRSSRSSTSSFLSNFNPSKWGKSLSSALGHDSSESSASKSSGKTSFSSKMAQNSSSGSEAGSSNKSDADMKQVRQWIVNQAKKFLEYFKTRDDSNPQTNVLDQLTDIAKNLSDPAKDVLESLKQLCDISSLEVSPFELQHSGIVTSLLRFFTVPSSVNETSNCDYDELHIRIRKFLSVFAGLPEESMLPIGQTISHIDDTQTEPLLNMVRKLNQCVGQMEQFPVKSRDLMSGSSQILHVLSTKQLKCQLQRHPASRSIKQWLGGPVKVDPLVQVHAIERYLVTRGYGVKSSNISLGEPVKHMHLSQVDDQEDDSDDDMQNTVNDFDLDAHSEDFMSTPPESRLSSAASNSASSSMDDFGDIASGRARKPPDVMHKLAFYIGDHKVPHHITVYQALQQYGQASSNGLSGDERDRGFRALEKASFWNKTHVIMYRLASENDENSNSSHKEKTSIKKQRGSKQGRSTATKSKVNDPVWSNGIVMPPRNPLHQYLTKELPLEFSTSDPCKEVLCLLRIIHAIVRFWYYLYSPYVVHTDKSLVQPSDFVNFKVNAKCQHQLQDPLVVITGQLSTWVQEIGNVCPFLLAFEVRQLLFKVSALGRDRALQHLLETGAAQEFSTALNMSSHSSDNSNRLSRFMPRIEKKKCSVSRKNLLQQAEKIISDHGHSRAMIEVDYEEEVGTGLGPTLEFFTLTSKELQGCSLGLWRDELPAGEAPSDDDDVSDPSKDTSIKKYVATNVGLFPKPLGRAAKHNQVSRIKSKYRFIGKFLAKALLDGRLVDLPLSTTCYKWLLGKEHCFTSLDLMYVDTSLASSHGQFRVVAQEREHCFSDHEKLEQLSMDGCPIEDIGLDMRLPGYPNVELLKMGKNTSVTPHNFDKYLDLITHWTLHEGVKHQMDALREGFNSVLPISCLNYFYPEELDQLFCGCRYQPWDVNELSEACHPDHGYTQNSVTVKSLYKILSSYTASEQQNFLQFVTGCPHLPVGGLRVLNPRLTIVRKTCEDAKNIDDYLPSVMTCLNYLKLPEYSSEEVMRKKLKTAIKEGQKSFLLS; from the exons ATGTCAAGTCGTCGTGCTAAGTCTTCGGGGGGGTACACTACTAAGCAAAATTCCTCTGAGGCTTCCACATATCGAGCAGCCAAACCAAGAAGTAACGCCTCTCTTCCAGAATCCGAACCATATTTGAAACGATTACGACCACGTCCTACGAAACAGACAGATCATTATCAAACTACTCTATCTGTAGGTGTTGTAGTCACACCCAGAAAGAGATCAACAGAAGTCAGTCCCCATACTGCTCCACAATCTAAAGTCACAAGAACTGAGGTAACAACAGAGGCAGATTTTCAGATCAGCGGACCTCATAGATTAACGGAGAAATCATCTGCGTCAAAGAAGTTGGATTCTTCAAAATCCACCTCGCCAAAGTCAAAAATATTCCACAAAAAGGCAAAGTCAACTTCTAATAGTTCTTTGCCATCAACATCGAAAAAATCAGAAGAAAACTCGCGAGGGAAATCCAAAAAATTaaccgaaaaaaaaattggaagttTTTTGTCAGGGCGTCATAAATCCAATAAAAAGTCATTAGGAAATACTTCTTCCAACGCCAAAACGGGGTCGTGTGCGAGTAGCCACAGGGGATCAGAGAGGAGTAAAGCTCCCACTGTCGCAAGATCCTCGGATACTTCTCAATCTCTAGACGTATGCAGTGATACATCTGGTCCTGCATTAATGCGCAAATCAAAGATTTCACGAGAAGCGGGCAATGCGAGTAAATGTGAAGGAGATAATGACGGAGCGGAAACATCTAAATCGGCAGAGGATTCTGCATTAG AAGCCGGTGGTGCCACTTCAAGTAATGCTATGGCTACATTATCGAACAATGATAGTGAATCGGAAGATTCTGACGTCAATAGACTGCAAGCACTGCTTGAAGCTCGTGGACTTCCACCACACTTTCTTGGCAATTTAGGACCCAGAATGCAACAAATCCTGCACCGTTCCATGGGATCTGGCATGAATTCAAAAGCCCAACAATATTTGCAAG GTTTGCAAGCAGTGGGGGATGAGTCTCGTCAACTCCAAGCTGCGATTGGTATGTGTCAGTTATTGGTCATGGGAAATGAAGACACACTCGCTGGCTTCCCAATCAAGAGTGTTGTACCTGCCCTTATTAATCTCTTAAAAATGGAACACAATTTCGATCTGATGAATCATGCTTGTCGTGGTCTCACCTACATGATGGAAGCACTACCACGTTCTTCTGCTGTCGTAGTAGACGCAATACCGATTCTTCTTGAAAAG CTTCAAGTAATACAATGTATGGATGTTGCAGAACAGTCTTTGACAGCTTTGGATATGCTCTCTCATCGTCATGCTCCAGCAATTTTGGCAGCCGGTGGACAGTCAGCTTGTCTGCTGTACATAGATTTCTTTTCGTTGCCTGCACAAAGATCAGCCCTCTCTGTAGCTGCTAATTGTAGCTCAGCAATTGGAACTCTTTCTCCTGACAATCCAAACCCAAAAGAGGAATTTCAGAGACTTGTGAAAAGTTGTTTGCCTTTGTTATCTAGTCGTCTCACTCACCATGATAAAAAATGTGTCGAAAGTGTCTGTCTTTGTTTTGTACGTTTAATAGACAATTACCAATATGAACCGGATATATTATCCGAGATCGCGGAAAACGATTTGCTCAAAAATTTACAACAATTACTCGTCATTTCTCCACCTGTACTAAGCAGCAATACATTTGTGATGGTGATACGTAGCATGACTGTGCTTTGCCGTAATGTTCGTTCACTCGTTGTTGAACTGATTCGAGGCAATATCGCAGAAACTTTAAGCTATTTATTATGTGGCACACCCTCAGAAGGAAGAAATGGAATAGTGGAATTACTCTCACGAAGCTCACAAGAATTATTCGAAATCACTACATTAATAACACACTTGCTTCCAAAGTTGCCAATGGACGATCCACTTTTTGCTATAAATAGTTTAACCTGTAAAGATAATTCTGATTTTTCTGGAAATACACAATTGAATGGAGTAAGCTGGCAATGGAAGGATGGTACGGGGCAATGGCAGTCATATACGAAACACGCAATACGAATGTTGGAATCCGCGTATGCCGGTGGTGAACATGAAGTAAATCTCAATACCCTGGACTCATCTTATACAATCGATTTTGAGATAATGCAACAAATTAACGATGATACAGGAACCTCTCGTTTTGTTCAACGAGTCCCTGTCAGAGTCGCTTACAGTTCTTCTCACGGATCTCTAGCAagtcaaaattcaaaaaaatcagACATGGAATGGAACGATATTGAAAGAGACATGTCAGAATTCGGTCGATTtgtcaaaactatttttgtaATCATTTATGAAGTATATTGTTCATCGGCTGGATCTCCAGCTGTAAGACAAAGCTGTCTACATGCCATGCAAAAAATGGTTTTCTTTTCAAAGCCTGAATTATTGATTGAAGTATTACGCGACCTAACATTGTCTAGTCAAATCTCTTCAATGCTTTCAAGTTTTGATATCAAACTTATTGTCAGTGCACTACAATTATCAGAAATGATTATGCAGAAATTGCCCGATATTTTCAGAGATATGTTTTGTAAGGAAGGGGTGGTCCACCAGGTTAAACAACTGACTGATCCCTCTCACCCATTGGTAGGCACCGCTACAGATATAAGTAAAACATCCGGTGCGATTTCAAATAGTAAAGATGGAGCTTGTGGAGTCAATCTGGCAACAAAAAAGTCGCCAAATTCTACGTCTGGAAAAAAGTCATCGACATCATCGGATGATGTTTCTCCGCCATTAACCAAAGCAAAAGCATTTGCCGCTGCCATGTCTGGGAAAGACAATGGTGCCTCTGGTGGTGGGGGTGCGAAAAAGAAATCCTCTACCCGTTCGTCGAGAAGTTCTAGGTCATCTACGTCATCTTTCCTGTCTAACTTCAATCCAAGTAAATGGGGAAAATCGTTGTCGTCTGCACTTGGTCATGATAGTAGTGAAAGTAGTGCATCTAAATCATCTGGTAAAACTAGTTTTTCATCCAAAATGGCGCAAAATTCATCAAGTGGTTCAGAAGCGGGATCTTCAAATAAAAGCGACGCCGATATGAAGCAAGTTCGACAGTGGATCGTAAACCAAGCTAAAAAATTTTTGGAATACTTCAAAACGAGAGATGATAGTAATCCACAAACCAATGTTTTAGATCAGTTGACAGATATTGCTAAAAACTTGTCTGATCCTGCAAAAGATGTTTTGGAATCTCTTAAACAGTTGTGTGATATAAGTTCCTTGGAAGTATCACCTTTTGAACTTCAACATAGCGGAATTGTTACTTCTCTgctacggtttttcactgtgccAAGTTCTGTGAATGAAACTTCCAACTGCGATTATGATGAGTTACATATCAGAATTCGGAAATTTTTATCTGTGTTTGCTGGCCTACCTGAAGAGAGTATGCTGCCTATCGGACAAACTATTTCTCATATTGATGATACTCAAACAGAGCCTCTTCTCAATATGGTGCGAAAACTGAATCAATGCGTTGGACAGATGGAACAATTTCCTGTCAAAAGCCGTGATTTAATGTCCGGTAGTTCTCAAATATTACATGTTCTAAGCACGAAACAGCTGAAATGCCAATTGCAACGTCACCCTGCTTCTCGTAGTATTAAACAATGGCTCGGAGGTCCGGTTAAAGTCGATCCATTAGTGCAAGTTCATGCTATTGAACGATATTTAGTCACGAGAGGATATGGCGTAAAATCGTCAAATATAAGTTTAGGTGAACCTGTGAAGCATATGCATTTATCGCAAGTTGACGACCAGGAGGACGACTCTGATGACGACATGCAAAACACTGTCAATGATTTTGATCTCGATGCTCACAGTGAGGACTTTATGAGCACTCCACCTGAGAGTAGATTATCAAGTGCAGCAAGTAACTCAGCATCCAGCAGTATGGATGATTTTGGTGACATAGCTTCTGGTAGAGCACGAAAACCTCCAGATGTTATGCATAAGTTAGCATTCTATATTGGAGACCATAAAGTTCCTCATCATATTACTGTGTATCAAGCGTTGCAACAATATGGCCAAGCGTCAAGTAACGGCCTATCGGGAGATGAAAGAGACCGTGGTTTTAGAGCTTTGGAAAAAGCAAGTTTCTGGAATAAAACCCACGTTATTATGTACAGGCTTGCAAGTGAGAATGACGAAAATTCAAACAGTAGTCATAAAGAGAAAACTTCGATTAAAAAACAACGTGGTTCGAAACAAGGACGAAGTACCGCTACAAAAAGCAAAGTTAATGATCCTGTCTGGTCAAATGGAATTGTTATGCCTCCAAGAAATCCTTTACACCAGTATCTAACGAAGGAACTTCCGCTGGAGTTCTCTACATCTGATCCATGCAAAGAAGTACTATGCTTACTTCGCATTATTCACGCTATTGTCAGGTTTTGGTATTACTTGTATTCTCCTTATGTAGTACATACAGATAAATCTTTGGTACAACCAAGTGATTTCGTCAATTTTAAAGTCAATGCTAAATGTCAACATCAGCTGCAGGATCCTTTAGTTGTTATCACTGGCCAATTAAGCACATGGGTACAAGAAATCGGAAATGTTTGTCCGTTCTTATTAGCGTTTGAAGTTCGACAATTGCTTTTTAAGGTTTCAGCTTTGGGAAGAGATCGGGCATTACAACATCTTTTGGAAACGGGAGCTGCGCAAGAATTCTCCACTGCTTTGAATATGTCGTCGCATTCCAGTGATAATAGTAATAGATTGAGTCGTTTTATGCCACGAATTGAAAAGAAGAAATGTTCCGTATCAAGGAAAAATTTACTCCAGCAAgcggaaaaaattatttctgatCATGGACATTCAAGAGCAATGATTGAAGTCGATTATGAAGAGGAGGTTGGTACTGGTCTTGGTCCCACACTTGAGTTCTTCACTCTTACGAGTAAAGAGTTACAGGGCTGTTCACTCGGTCTGTGGAGAGACGAGCTTCCAGCTGGTGAAGCTCCGTCAGATGATGATGATGTTTCAGATCCCTCGAAAGATACTTCTATCAAAAAGTACGTTGCTACGAATGTTGGGCTATTCCCTAAGCCTCTTGGTCGAGCTGCCAAACACAACCAAGTTTCAcgaataaaatcaaaatatcgtTTTATCGGTAAATTTTTAGCGAAAGCTCTCTTGGATGGAAGGCTCGTTGATCTACCTTTAAGTACAACCTGCTACAAATGGTTGTTGGGTAAAGAGCACTGCTTCACAAGTTTAGATTTGATGTATGTGGATACCTCTCTTGCTTCCTCTCATGGTCAGTTTCGTGTGGTTGCACAGGAACGTGAACATTGTTTTTCTGATCACGAAAAACTGGAACAATTATCCATGGATGGATGCCCCATTGAAGATATTGGATTGGACATGCGCTTGCCGGGTTATCCAAATGTCGAACTTCTCAAAATGGGGAAAAACACTTCAGTTACTCCAcacaattttgataaatatctcGATCTTATTACACACTGGACATTACATGAAGGCGTTAAACATCAAATGGATGCTTTGAGAGAAGGTTTTAACTCCGTTCTTCCCATCTCATGTTTAAACTATTTTTATCCAGAGGAACTCGACCAACTTTTCTGTGGATGCAGGTATCAACCATGGGACGTCAATGAGCTGAGCGAGGCTTGCCACCCTGACCACGGTTATACTCAAAATAGCGTAACTGTAAAGTCTTTGTATAAAATTCTTTCTTCGTACACTGCTTCAGAACAACAAAACTTTTTGCAGTTCGTTACAGGTTGTCCACATCTACCTGTTGGAGGACTTCGCGTTCTTAATCCAAGATTAACCATTGTTCGAAAAACATGTGAAGACGCTAAAAACATTGACGATTATTTGCCTTCTGTTATGACATGCTTGAATTATCTTAAACTGCCTGAATACTCCAGTGAGGAAGTtatgagaaaaaaattaaaaactgcaATAAAAGAAGGCCAAAAATCATTTTTGCTTTCATAG